Within the Pantoea deleyi genome, the region ATGATTAAAAGGATTTTTTTTCTCTCAACCGTGGGGCTGGCTGTCGCACTGACGTCTTTTACGATCTGGTATAGATATGGCATTACATCCGGCTTCTCCTGCTCCGGCAACATTAACTTTCACAGAGAGTCGGGTATTATGCGTCTTTCGACGAAACTGAATATTGATGAAAATAGCGGAACACTCTCAATGAACGGATTTGTAACTCGCGAAGATGGCACCCGTGAGAATGTAAACCGGACGGTGGTCTTTACCAGTCATCATGTCGGCTCGCGGTATACCTGGGTCTCGGGTCAAATCCTCGCCTCTATTGACGATAAACTCTCACCTGAAATGGCCAGCGTGTGGTTTCCGGAATTTTATCGTGAGCCAAAAAGTAAGGTTGAACTGTTCATTTCCCGGTTGAATATCAATTCAGTAATGCTCTCCGGTGAGTTCGTTCCATATTATGTCTGTACTCAGCGGCACTGACGCTGCCGCCATGAATCCACCGTAAGTGGGATGAAATGCGCCGTTCAATCATCTCACTGCGCGATAAGATGATTTATCGATACACCTTTTTAATTTTCTTTATTTTCTATAAATCTAGAAAAATCAGTGACTTGAGAACATGAGCGCCTCCATCCTCCCCGTAATCCTCAAGTGCAAACACTCCGATTAGTAAAAAATAAGGCAAAAAAATTTTAATTAAAGTGCCATCTAAATAATAATTTGTTTAAATTCAGTCACACATTAGCTGGCTGAATCTTCTCTTATATAATAATTAACATTTCAGTTTCATTCTGACGGCATCAATTATTTTGGCAATCTTGCATATGACATATCCTGATGGTAACGCTAACTTCCTGAAAAGAAAATCTGCTGTAGAAAAAAAGAACATTCAATTGAAATAGGATTTTAAGGTTGATTTTTAACCTTCAAGATATCTTCAGGATAATATCCTGCGCGCCTTTAAGGCAATAGTAAGGAGATGACAATCGCTCACACTCAGACAAATAATTAAGGACATATAGATGAAAATCTGGCCTTTTACCAGCACCACTCAATTTTTAACGGCAATTTGCGCTTCGTTTTTTTTCCAAACCACACATGCAGCTATGTATGTGTACCCGATGGAAACTGCCGTAGGAGAGAATGGATCTTCTCAGATAAGAGTGATTTCCCAGGATAATGACGTTCAGTTCGTCAAGATTAAGTTAAAAAAGATATTAAATCCTGCAACTGATAAGGAACATGAAGTTGATTTTGACATGTCTGACGCCAGTCAGCTTATCATTACGCCTCAGAAACTGGCTCTTGCCGCAGGGGGCGAAAGGCTGGTAAGAATTGTTTCGGTTAACCTTCCGCAAAAAGAAACCACCTGGCGGGTTTATTTTGAAGGCGTTAATGAGATTACATACAATCTCTCGCCGGGCGAAAGTAAAAGCGCAGCAGGTGACGCTCAGGTGGGCGTTAATATTATCTGGGGCGTGCTGGTTCACGTGGCACCACAGAAAGAGGTTGCCAGAATGGAATACAGTCCTGCGTCAGGAAAAGTGACCAATAGCGGTACTATTCGCATTCCCGTGAAGGAATTCGGTACGTGCAGCTCAGCCAGCGACTGTAAGTGGGAAAAAAAGGAAATAACGCTTTACCCGGACAGCATAGTTTCCATTCCAGGAATAAAGTTCCTTCCCGGAAAGACTTACAAAATAAAGTATTTTAACTGGATTAAAAATACGACTGAAGTGATGGAATTGCCTGCTTCACTGGTAAGGTAGCTCCCTTTATTAATGAAGGGTTTATATAAAACACTCAAGGAATGCTCAATGAAAAATAACCTCAAAACCGTTATTGGTGCAGCTGCACTTATGGCCGCGTTCAGCGCCAGCGCCGTACAGCGTGATATTACCGTAACCGCCGATATTGACTCAACCGTCGACGTGACGCTGGCTGACGGTTCTGCACTTCCGGCCTCGGTTGCCATGCAGTACCTCCCGGGCAAGGGACTGGATTCCCACAAGCAGAACATCAAGTTCTGGTCTAATGCCGTTAACAAGGACCTGAATGTCAGCCTTGCATCATCTCCCTCGCTGACGGACGGGAACGGCGGTAATGCGATCCCGCTGAGCGTGTCGGTCAATGGCACGGCGTTAACAACAACAGCGGCTGTGCTCACCTATGCCTCACTTTTCCCGACGGGTATCACTAACGGTTCCGCCATCGTGCCGCTGGTAATTTCACAGGCTAACCAGCAAGCAGCCATCACCTCCGGCAAATACAGCGGCGTCGTAAGCCTTGTTGTGACTCAGGCTACTGGCACCCCTAGCCAATAATAATTCGCCCGCAATGTAGCCTTGACGGGACGTGTGTCCCGTCTTTTTTTCAGGGAGCCTGGGATGAATAGTAAACTCCGACTTCTGACTGCAGCGATCATTGCCGCCCTGCCGCTCTGCGGCATGTCCTATGCAGAGGTGCGCGTTCCTCCTGGATTTGAAGAGCTTGCCCGCGGGCAGAATATGATGCTGGAAGTTTCACTGTACGGTGAGTCTCTCGGTGTATTTGAGGCAAGGGTTGACCTGGAGACTGTTCAGTTCATGCATCCCCGGGAGCTCACTGCTGCCGTACTGAAAAAGTATGCCAGCGTACCGGGCCTGCAGGCCCTGCTCCAGAAGTCTCTCCGCTCTCCTTTAAGACGTAATGGTACCCTTTCCTGCGGTACTAATGGCAGGGTACCGGGCTGCGATTATATTGACACCGACAGCATGGCCATTATTTACGATGAAAATAATGCCCGGGCCGGTTTATTTCTTGGGCCGCAGTATCGCCCTAAAAAAGACGCTCAGGACATCTATTATGACGCCAGTGCGGACAGCAGTAATGCGCTGGTTCATCAGCAAAATGTCAACTTTGTTGCTGACAGAAACTATCAGTCCGCCTCCGTCCAGGGCAACGGTTCGCTGGGCGTGACGCAGAATGGCTATCTGAATATTGACTGGAACTGGCACGGCCAGCGCGCGCGTTCATCCAGCGTGCAGGAGGCGGAGGTCAGCAACGCCTATTTCCGGCAGGACCTCTGGAAGCGCGTCTATGTTCAGGGCGGAATGATGGATGCTCGCGACATTTTCAGCAACGCCGGCGGGAATATCAACCTCAGCCAGCTGCCCCTGGGTAAAATTCGTGGTGCGCGCCTGGGGTCCACCCTGTCATGGGTCAACATGGATAAGGTTTCCCGGGGCACACCCGTTAACGTTTTCCTTTCCCAGGACTCCCGGGTGGATGCTTACCGCGATGGCCAGCTGCTCTCCTCTTTCTACCTTAAGGCCGGCGCGCAGGAACTTGACACGCGAACCTTCCCGGCAGGCAGCTATGTCGTCTCTTTGCGCATCTATGAAAACAGCCAGCTGGTCAGAACCGAAACCGTGCCCTATACCGGTACCGGCAGCGCGCAGCCTAGCTCCTTTCAGTGGTTTATTCAGGGCGGGAACATCAGCGATGACGGCGGCGTCAGGCAGCGCTCTGATGATGACAGCAGGCGCGTTGTGCAGGGCGGACTGCGCCTGCCCGTGACCGCAAACGCATCACTGACCGCAGGCGCTGCCCTCCTCCGCGACGCACGCTACTGGGAAGGTGCAGCAGACTGGGCGCACGGATTCAGTTCAGGCCCCCTTGACGGCATGATGACAACGCGCGCCAGCTATCTGTATGGCAGCGACGGCTCCCGGGGGAATATTCAGCAGCTTAACTACAACGACGGCTTTTCTCTCAGCTTCTACCGTTCGTCAATGACCGCACCTGACTGTGACAATCAGGCAGAACACCGCTATAGCTACAGCGGCTGTTATAAAAGTACTAACGTCATGCTGTCCGTCCCCTTTTCTCAGTGGTACGGCACGCTGGGCTATGCGCTCAGCAGTAACGAAGGCCGTTACGTATATCGTCGTGACCTGCCCGATGATGACAAAAACGCACAGGCAGGCGTGCCCTGGGAGCAGGTATACCAGACTCGCTCGCGCAGCCGGACCTGGCAGACCGGCGTGACGCGACAGTTCAGATGGAGCAGCGTCAACGTCAGCTCAAGCGTTAATGCGTTTATGCGTAAAGACAGCGGCTATGACGGCACGGACAAGGGTGCCTTCCTCACATTCAGCCTGTCGCGCGCCTCAGGCGGCACCGCACGGTCAAGAAGCACGGCGTCTGCGGGCGCCAGCTGGCAGACCAGCCAGCGCGGCGGTGACCGGCTGGGCTACAACGCGGCCTACAGCCATTACGCAGATGATACGGGTGAAAACGAGCTGGGTGCCTCACTTTATGGCGTCAATTCGGACACCGTGAACGCTTCGGCCTACGGCCGGGCCGGTGGGCAGTACGGCAGCGGCGCGCTTACGGTCAGTGACGCCTGGCAGAAAACGGGTAATGCCCACACGCTGAGCAGCAGCGGAAATTACAGCTCCTCTCTTGTTATCGACCGGAAGGGTCTCTTCTGGGGACGGTGGGGAGACGGCAACCCGTCCTCGGCCGTGACGGTGGGGGTGGAGCAGGACGACGAACAAAAGGACTCAAGAGTCAGCGTATCGCTGGACAGCGGGGGGCGGAGTGATATAAGCGGCAACAGTCGCGCCCTGTTTACCGTGCCCGGCTACCGGGAGACGACGTTCACCATTGCGGAGTCCGCGTCATCACCGGCAGGTACCAGCAGTGAAATCAGCAAAGGAGCCGGTTCGCGTACGTTATTCATGACCCCGGGCCGGGTATTTAACCGGGACATTGTGGTCAGTACCCGCTACACGTGGCTGGGGCAGATGACCGACGCGCAGCACCGGCCGCTTGAGGGGGGAATTCCGCTTAACGTCATGTCCTGGACGCCACTCGGCGGGGGCGGATTCACGCTGGAAACAAACAGGCAGCTGAAAATGCTGTACGTGATGAAGGACCAGGCGTTCTGGCAGTGCAGCATGAAAGTGAGGGCGGTCCGTGACGTGGTGCGCTACGTAGGGGCAACGGCGTGCGAAAGCACGGACATGGCTAACCTGCCGGGAGCAGAGCAGAAGCAGGTTGAGCTGATGACTGCGGGCAACGTTCGTGATGCCCGCCCAACGGCAATGAACGAGTAAGGAAAGAATGTGAAATTATTCTGTTATCTGGGGCTGATTATGGGTGCTCTTGTTTCCAGTGTAGCGCCCTGCTACGCCGTTTACGAGGCTCCCATGGCCAGGAACACGACGCTGACGGCGAAATATGACCGGATGTCCGTGCCCTCATCCCTCACGATATGGGACAATCTTTCAGGCGGCAGAGATGACACTGACGGGCAAAAGTGGGCCCGTAATACGCTGGTATGTAAGAGTTCAAGTGATTCAACGTATGGGGCCTGTAACCGCACCGCCCCCGCATGGTGGCAGAATGGGTCCCCCAGTGATGCAAATATTACATTAAAATTTACACTTGAAGGCAGCTCGACCTCCATAAACCTCAATATCACAGGTCGCCACGATTTCCGTGCCATCACGCCCGCTTCATGCGCGGTTATCGTAAATTACCCTGCGTCTTCTGCCACCGGGTGTGATGGCTTACTGGAGGCAACCAATCTTTTTACGTACACCATTTCTCAAGGCGAGCTTGCAAAACTCACGACCCCGGGAGTGTGGCGTGCCACGCTCAAACAGGACCTGTATCAGTGGGCCTCAACTTACCTGTATACCTGGACGGCCAGTATCGTTCTGACGGTGACGGACCTCAATAACCAGCAGATTTATTTTCCGGCCTTTCCCTACAGCGCGCCAAGGGTCGACCTGAACCTTAATAACCGGCCGGGAACCAGTAAAAACGCCACCGCCAGCGGCACCGCGTCCCTGGATATGTGCCTGTATGACGGCAGCAACTCCTCAAGCAACCGCGTGAATATGCTCTTCAGCGACGAGGGGGCGAGCGCGACAGGCAGGGCTGCCGGACTTTTCTCCGTCTATCGCACCGGCGCGGACAAAACGCAGGCTGCCAATCGCATTGACTACCAGGTCAGCGTCATTAACCCGACGACGGGAGTGGCTCAGGAGATAAAAAACGCTACCGAAATCAGCTGGAGCAATACTAACCAGCGTAATATCCAGCGTCAGGTCGTATTGCCGGGCGTGCCCGGAGTATCGCTCTGCGTCCCTGCCCCCATACAGCTCATCACGCCAGCCTTTAATCTGGCGGATAAGGCTGCGGGGTACTATACGGGTAAATTAACCATTATTTACACACCGTCGACGCAGAGTAACGTCGCCAACTAGCTGAAGTGATTTTCTTCATGTGTTCCCCGGCAAGCACAGGCTTTGCAGCCGGTAGCAGGTTTTGTCCGTCACCGGGCGCAGCAGCCCGGCGCAACCCGCCAGAAACAGCTGAATGCCTTCTGATTCAGCCCGCACGTATGCCGGACATACCTCGCCCGCATCAGCGCTCGCACCTCACTCACATTCTCCTTCAGGCCGGTCACACACCGCCTGTTTACACACCAGTTCGGCATGATTCTCTCCTCAGTCAATGGTTGCACGGCCTCACCTGCGCCGTGCCGACACAGCAGCCGGGCGCAAAGTGAAGCCAGCAGGGGCGACACCGGAAGCCGCACGCGCCGCCGGAGCGGACTGAATGTCCCGCGCACGGCGGGGAACGGGTGAGGATGACGAGCGCCAGCGTCCCTTGCAGGCGAAGCGGCCCGGCTAACGTGAAGGCACGGCGCTGCCCGACGGCAAGGAGGGAAGTATTCCGGAATTTGAAAGCGATAACAGCTGTTAGGCGCCGCTACTTAATTACCTGCAGGGCCGATAAAGAAAATCTGCAGAAAAAGATGATCAAAGA harbors:
- a CDS encoding fimbrial protein; its protein translation is MKIWPFTSTTQFLTAICASFFFQTTHAAMYVYPMETAVGENGSSQIRVISQDNDVQFVKIKLKKILNPATDKEHEVDFDMSDASQLIITPQKLALAAGGERLVRIVSVNLPQKETTWRVYFEGVNEITYNLSPGESKSAAGDAQVGVNIIWGVLVHVAPQKEVARMEYSPASGKVTNSGTIRIPVKEFGTCSSASDCKWEKKEITLYPDSIVSIPGIKFLPGKTYKIKYFNWIKNTTEVMELPASLVR
- a CDS encoding CS1 type fimbrial major subunit, coding for MKNNLKTVIGAAALMAAFSASAVQRDITVTADIDSTVDVTLADGSALPASVAMQYLPGKGLDSHKQNIKFWSNAVNKDLNVSLASSPSLTDGNGGNAIPLSVSVNGTALTTTAAVLTYASLFPTGITNGSAIVPLVISQANQQAAITSGKYSGVVSLVVTQATGTPSQ
- a CDS encoding TcfC E-set like domain-containing protein, whose protein sequence is MAIIYDENNARAGLFLGPQYRPKKDAQDIYYDASADSSNALVHQQNVNFVADRNYQSASVQGNGSLGVTQNGYLNIDWNWHGQRARSSSVQEAEVSNAYFRQDLWKRVYVQGGMMDARDIFSNAGGNINLSQLPLGKIRGARLGSTLSWVNMDKVSRGTPVNVFLSQDSRVDAYRDGQLLSSFYLKAGAQELDTRTFPAGSYVVSLRIYENSQLVRTETVPYTGTGSAQPSSFQWFIQGGNISDDGGVRQRSDDDSRRVVQGGLRLPVTANASLTAGAALLRDARYWEGAADWAHGFSSGPLDGMMTTRASYLYGSDGSRGNIQQLNYNDGFSLSFYRSSMTAPDCDNQAEHRYSYSGCYKSTNVMLSVPFSQWYGTLGYALSSNEGRYVYRRDLPDDDKNAQAGVPWEQVYQTRSRSRTWQTGVTRQFRWSSVNVSSSVNAFMRKDSGYDGTDKGAFLTFSLSRASGGTARSRSTASAGASWQTSQRGGDRLGYNAAYSHYADDTGENELGASLYGVNSDTVNASAYGRAGGQYGSGALTVSDAWQKTGNAHTLSSSGNYSSSLVIDRKGLFWGRWGDGNPSSAVTVGVEQDDEQKDSRVSVSLDSGGRSDISGNSRALFTVPGYRETTFTIAESASSPAGTSSEISKGAGSRTLFMTPGRVFNRDIVVSTRYTWLGQMTDAQHRPLEGGIPLNVMSWTPLGGGGFTLETNRQLKMLYVMKDQAFWQCSMKVRAVRDVVRYVGATACESTDMANLPGAEQKQVELMTAGNVRDARPTAMNE
- a CDS encoding CfaE/CblD family pilus tip adhesin — its product is MKLFCYLGLIMGALVSSVAPCYAVYEAPMARNTTLTAKYDRMSVPSSLTIWDNLSGGRDDTDGQKWARNTLVCKSSSDSTYGACNRTAPAWWQNGSPSDANITLKFTLEGSSTSINLNITGRHDFRAITPASCAVIVNYPASSATGCDGLLEATNLFTYTISQGELAKLTTPGVWRATLKQDLYQWASTYLYTWTASIVLTVTDLNNQQIYFPAFPYSAPRVDLNLNNRPGTSKNATASGTASLDMCLYDGSNSSSNRVNMLFSDEGASATGRAAGLFSVYRTGADKTQAANRIDYQVSVINPTTGVAQEIKNATEISWSNTNQRNIQRQVVLPGVPGVSLCVPAPIQLITPAFNLADKAAGYYTGKLTIIYTPSTQSNVAN